The nucleotide window CTGCCAGTCAAAGAGATAATTGTTGTCAATAAATATTTAGAGAATACCAAAAACTAGTTAATTAAAAAAGGATTTTATGTTTGCACATTTTTTATATCGATATTATCAAATATCCTTTGCGGCATTCTATTAACTTCTTCTTTAACTTTTTTAATTAGTTCCGCATTAGATTGTTCAAGATTTTGAAGTGTTTTTTGTAATTCCTGAGAATTACTTTCATAAAAACTTTTAAATTTTTGTTGAACTTGTTCAACTTGTGTCTTTGCTTGCTTAAAAATTTCTTCCAATTTCTCTTTTAAATTATTTTCCAATTCTTGTTTTTTGCTCTTGATTTGTTCACTATTATTTTCAATTTTTAAATTAACTTCTCCATTTTTCTCTTCTAAACTTCTTCTTTTTCTATTATTTTCCGCTCTTTTTTCATCATTTTCCTCTTTTTTCCCTTTTAACTCCCCAAATTCTTCCTCACTTTTTTTCTTTTCTCCCCTTAATCTATTATTTTCTTTTTGAATTTGTGAATCTTTATTTTCGGAATTTTCCTTTAAAGTTTGTGATATATTACTTAAGCTTTTTGCAACTCCCCCCCCAGTGGGCAAAAAAATTAGTGTATTCGCGCCTCCAGTTAAGGATATGATTGTAGTTAATAAATATTTAGAAAAAACCAAATTATTTAAATATTTATGATATTTTTAATTTAGTAATTTAAATTTTTAAAGTATACTATTTTATTTAATTTATTTAAATTAATAGGATATGGAAATTTACAGTTTTATTTTTTAGTTAATGATTCTTTTTTCAAAATTGATTTCTTGAATATTAGGCTTAATAGCTGCAGGTTCTGTTGGCTCTTCTATTATTCCTTTTAAAGATATTAAAGAATCTTTATTTTTTTTAAATAAATTCGCAGAAGAGAATAAAGATAATCTCAAGAACTTGAGCTTTAGAGAAGATTTTTCTTCTATAGAAGAATTAAAGGAAAAAATTAAAACTATAAAAGATTATTTAGATGATAAAAATAATTCTTTAGATAAATTAAATAATCCAAAAGCTAAAGAATTTGTTCGAAATTTGAAAACTTGAATTAATAAAAAGGATGAAACTAAAAAAGAATATATTGATAAATCAAGAAAAATTGATAATTTAGCTAAAAAATTAGAAGAACAGTTTAATAATTCTTCTGAAAAGTTACAACAAGAACATTTTCAAAATTTATTAAGTAAATATAGTTCTTTTAAAGGTATTTCTAAATTATCTCCACTTCTGTCTCCTTTAATTAATTCAATAAATGAGATAGATCATGAACTTAGAGAATTTAATTCTTTTGAAGATTTAAATTTTTCTACACATTTAAAAGGTTTTAGAAAAAATTAAAAATTTTTTTAAATTTTTTTAATTTTTAATGCAGCCAGAGGGAATTGCCGGTATTTCAATGGGAGGGGTTTTTTTATTAATAACTCTTTTTTATTATTGATTTAATTTCAAAAATATTAAGTTAAAAAAAGCACTAGAAATTAAGCGAGAATTATTTAGATTAAAAAGAGATGCTCTTCTTTTAAATCAAAAAAAAGAATCACATGATAGAAATGTAGAAGAATTTATTGCTAAATTAGATTATGATAAAGAAAGAGCTGGACAGTCTCTTTCTAGTGAATTAATAAATAATTTTTATAAACAGCAGAAGAAATGTAAAGCATTAATAGAGAATGATAGATTTTATTGTACTTGTTTTGAGAGAATTTTAGAGTTAATAGATGATATGAGTGTAATTATTGATAAATATTTGGGTTATTCTTTAAGGCTTCTGGAAAGGCATAAAAAAGCAATGAAGAAAAAGAGAAAAGAAAAAATTAAGGGAAGTAAATCACATAAATCAAAATCAATGAAAAAAGCTTGAAAAGAAGAATTAGAACTTCTTAAAAAAGTTTGTCAAAGCGTCAAAAATAATTCTCTTTTATTGAATTACAGCTTCTCTTCTTTTGAAGAGGAATGTAGAAATAAATTATTAAATTATAAGTCTAAAGAAAGTTTGACTAAGGCAATTTAAGAATGAAAAATTTTAAAAGTAAAGCTAATAAAGTTTTTAATAAGTTTTTTCCTGAAGAAAAAAGCGAAAGCATAGAGGAATCTATTTATAAAAATAGTTTAGATAGTAAAGCATTTTTTAATGTTCAAAGATTGCTGTTAGAAAAAGAAGTATCAAAAGAAGTTAAAGTTTCTCCTACTTCTTCTAAAGCAATTACCCTTTCCGAGGAATTATCTTTAAATAAATTCAAAGAAATAATTTCTAGTAAAGAAAAAATATTAGATGCTCGTAAATTAGGTATATATGAATTTGAATCCCCTAACTATATTGAAATAGTTAAAGAGCAAGAAGAAGAGCTTAAAGCTAAGAAAAATAAGGAAATAGCAGAGGCTAAAGATCAATCTAAATGTAATAAAAAAAGCAAGAATAAAAGCAAAAGAAGAGTTCCTTTGTTAAATAATTGAACAGTTAGAGAAGATGTAATAGAAAATACATTAATTTATCACTTAAAAAAAGCAAAAGTTAATTCAATTATTATTCTTTCTGATGATGCTTATACAAGACAATTAGTAGGATATAGAAAATTAATTGCCGCTCTTCAGAGAGAAGAATTAGATTTTTATGAATATACTAACGTACGGCCGAATTTAACAAGGTCTTCAATTTCTCAAATAGTTGATTTCGCTTATAAACATAGAGCCAATTGTGTTTTGGTTGTAGGCTCTAATTCTTTAATAGATCTTTCTAAATTAGTTATTAAGAAATTAATTAAACCTAATAGTATTAGAATTCAATCTAATTCTCATAAGCCAGTAGTATCTGCTTATTACTCTATCTTTTCAATTCCAACTTTAGTTATACCTAGTCCTAAATTAGTTGAAAAACACATTTTAAGTAATAAGCCAATATTTAAAAATTTAAGTTATTTTGATCAATCAATTTATTTGTTTAATCCAATTGATAGTTCCGATCATGTCTTTTATTATCCTAACTTTTTAGTAGAATATCCAAAAAGTAAGAAGCTAGAGTTACTTCATTTACTTTTCTTTAAATTATTCTTTTATTATTTTGATAGTGAATTAAATGTGGAAGAGAGAATGAGATTAATTAGAGAAATAAAATCTGTAGATTGGTATCTAAATTATGTTAGAAATAATAGTGATCTTTCTTTAATGGATTGCAAGCTTATTATGGATATAGCCGCTAAATGTTATGATGGTAGATATTTCATGACTAAATCAAATTATTGAACTTGATACAAATTAGCAGCTAATTTAACTCATTTAACCAATATTCATTTTTATGAATCTCTTTCTCTCTTTTTACCTTCTTTTATCGAATATATTACATTGAATGATAAAGAGGGTCATGACAGAGCACTAGAAATTTCTTGTTTACTTTATGGATCTGTTTCCGCAGAAGGATTAATAATGCATTTAATTCAACATATAAAGAAATTTAATTTACCTACAAAATTCTTTGATATTCCTTCTTTGAAGGAAATAGATTCTAAATTTATTAATCTATTAATTAAGCAGGCTTCTCCTTTGCTTTCTTCCTATAAGATGTCTAAGATGATAATTCAAAACTTAGCAGCTTGATAATTTAAATAGGTAATATCATTTCTAGAAATTTTTTGAAAATAATAGAAAATATTAGTAATAAATGAAAAATTAAGTTAATTTTTCATAATTAAAAAATTTAACTCTAAAATCTACAGAAGATTTAATTAAGAGATGTTTAAGACTACT belongs to Mycoplasma parvum str. Indiana and includes:
- a CDS encoding DUF948 domain-containing protein, with product MILFSKLISWILGLIAAGSVGSSIIPFKDIKESLFFLNKFAEENKDNLKNLSFREDFSSIEELKEKIKTIKDYLDDKNNSLDKLNNPKAKEFVRNLKTWINKKDETKKEYIDKSRKIDNLAKKLEEQFNNSSEKLQQEHFQNLLSKYSSFKGISKLSPLLSPLINSINEIDHELREFNSFEDLNFSTHLKGFRKN
- a CDS encoding iron-containing alcohol dehydrogenase, whose amino-acid sequence is MKNFKSKANKVFNKFFPEEKSESIEESIYKNSLDSKAFFNVQRLLLEKEVSKEVKVSPTSSKAITLSEELSLNKFKEIISSKEKILDARKLGIYEFESPNYIEIVKEQEEELKAKKNKEIAEAKDQSKCNKKSKNKSKRRVPLLNNWTVREDVIENTLIYHLKKAKVNSIIILSDDAYTRQLVGYRKLIAALQREELDFYEYTNVRPNLTRSSISQIVDFAYKHRANCVLVVGSNSLIDLSKLVIKKLIKPNSIRIQSNSHKPVVSAYYSIFSIPTLVIPSPKLVEKHILSNKPIFKNLSYFDQSIYLFNPIDSSDHVFYYPNFLVEYPKSKKLELLHLLFFKLFFYYFDSELNVEERMRLIREIKSVDWYLNYVRNNSDLSLMDCKLIMDIAAKCYDGRYFMTKSNYWTWYKLAANLTHLTNIHFYESLSLFLPSFIEYITLNDKEGHDRALEISCLLYGSVSAEGLIMHLIQHIKKFNLPTKFFDIPSLKEIDSKFINLLIKQASPLLSSYKMSKMIIQNLAAW